A stretch of DNA from Micromonospora sp. WMMD1155:
TTCGCCGCGGTGACGAAGATCGGCGCATGGGCCACCCGGGTGCTGATCGAGGCCGCCGACCTGGTCCCGGTGCCGGACGGGGTGTCCCCCGCCGCGGCGGAGACCGTGGTGGTCAACGGCATCACCGCCTGGCAGATGCTGCACCGGCTGGCCAAGGTCCGTTCCGGGGGCGTCATCGTCGTGCTGGGCGCGAACGGCGGCGTCGGCTCCACGCTCGTCCAACTGGCCCGGCACTCCGGGATCAGCGTGATCGGCACGGCGTCGCAGCGGCACCACGACGCGGTCCGCGAGTTGGGCGCCACCCCCGTCGACTACCGCGACCCGGGCATGTACGACCGGATCAGGGAGTTGGCACCGAACGGCGTGGACGCGGTGTTCGACCACGTCGGCGGCCCCGGCGTGGAGCGGTCCTGGCAGTTGCTGCGCAGGGGCGGCACGCTGGTGTCCTACGGCACGGCGGCGACGAAGGACGAGGAGGGCGACTCGCGGCTGCCGGTGCTGAAGCTCTTCGCGCAGTTGAAGCTCTGGCACACCCTGCCCAACCACCGCAGCGCCTACTTCTACAACTTCTGGGCCGGCCACCGCCGCCTGGGAACCTTCCGGCGCACCCTGGCCGAGGACCTGACCCAGGTGTTCGGACTGCTCGCCGACGGTGTGCTCGACCCGCAGATCGCCGCTCAGATCCCACTGGCCGAGGCCGCGTCGGCGCTGGCGCTCGCCGAATCCCGCACCGTCGCCGGCAAGGTCATCCTGGTGCCCTGATCACACCTCGACGGGTGATACCACCGCGTCACGGCGCACTGGTCGACGCGTCAACGGGGCACTGCCGGCCGCTCGGGAGGTTTGCCTCTGGCGCGCATCATGTCGGCGGTGGCGATACCGGCCAGCACGACCACGGCGGCGACGGCGACGGTCAGCGGCGGCACGAAGGTCATGGTGGGCGCGATCCCGGCGAGTACGAGTGCGCCGATCACCCGGGAACGGGAGACCCGGGCGAACACCGCGTGTTCCACCAGGGCACGCCCGAACAGGAACAGGATCGGACCGCCGAGGATGGCGACGGTCCAGGCCGTCTCGGTGTGCCCGAACGGGTGCCTGATCACGATCTCGTAGCCGACGGCGACCGCGACGACGCCCGTGATCATGAGGACGTGCGCGATGAACGCCTCCCGGATGAGGCGGGATGGTTCGCGGGCGGCGGCGAGCGCCTCGGGCAACAGTTGGCCCGCCTTGTAGACGTAGACACGGAACAGCAGCACCGTGGTGGCGAACGCGACGGCGAAGGCCGCGACGGCGCCGGCCCCCCGGAACGAGGTGTCGCTGTAGGCCGAACCGGTCGTCAGGATGAGTTCGCCGAGCCCGATGATGAAGAACTGTCGGTAACGCTCGGAGATGTACTCCGCGGAGACCGGCCACTGCTGCGGGGTGGCGAGGGTCCACGGGGCGGGGTAGAAGAGCAGCAGCGCCGTGCCGTCGATGGCGACGGCGAGCGCCCACAGCAGCCCGCGCGCCGGGTCCGGCAGGATCGCGCCGGCGATCCACGGCACGGCGGACAACGAGAACCAGAGCAGCACCCCTGCCGCTCGGCGCTGCGCCTCGTGACCGTGCAGCGCCGGCACGATGACGAGAC
This window harbors:
- a CDS encoding low temperature requirement protein A, whose amino-acid sequence is MSTRAAALLRKPGQPERPSLLELFFDLVFVFALNRVSHRLVEDLTERRAVVVEAGETLLLLLAFLILWFVTAWVTDIYDAKAPQLQVLVYVAMLGAMMMAVAVPRAFGDAGLVFAGAYIAVHLIRGLVIVPALHGHEAQRRAAGVLLWFSLSAVPWIAGAILPDPARGLLWALAVAIDGTALLLFYPAPWTLATPQQWPVSAEYISERYRQFFIIGLGELILTTGSAYSDTSFRGAGAVAAFAVAFATTVLLFRVYVYKAGQLLPEALAAAREPSRLIREAFIAHVLMITGVVAVAVGYEIVIRHPFGHTETAWTVAILGGPILFLFGRALVEHAVFARVSRSRVIGALVLAGIAPTMTFVPPLTVAVAAVVVLAGIATADMMRARGKPPERPAVPR
- a CDS encoding medium chain dehydrogenase/reductase family protein, with product MPNAVTTSTTEVVLPGVVEPTGLEVRTRELPAPAAGQVVLRMEATGVSFAEQQMRRGKYYDQPPFPFVPGYDLVGTVTAVGPGVDTGLVGRRFAAVTKIGAWATRVLIEAADLVPVPDGVSPAAAETVVVNGITAWQMLHRLAKVRSGGVIVVLGANGGVGSTLVQLARHSGISVIGTASQRHHDAVRELGATPVDYRDPGMYDRIRELAPNGVDAVFDHVGGPGVERSWQLLRRGGTLVSYGTAATKDEEGDSRLPVLKLFAQLKLWHTLPNHRSAYFYNFWAGHRRLGTFRRTLAEDLTQVFGLLADGVLDPQIAAQIPLAEAASALALAESRTVAGKVILVP